In Hirundo rustica isolate bHirRus1 chromosome 4, bHirRus1.pri.v3, whole genome shotgun sequence, a genomic segment contains:
- the PANX2 gene encoding pannexin-2 isoform X2, which translates to MHSSDFSLCYTEEPIYCYTPHNFTRDQALYARGYCWTELKDALPGVDASHWPSLFEHKFLPYALLAFAGIMYIPALGWEFLASTRLTSELNFLLQEIDNCYHRAAEGRAPKIEKQIQSKGPGITEREKREIIENAEKEKSPEQNLFEKYLERRGRSNFLAKLYLARHLFIIFLSIIPITYLSTYYATQKQNEFTCALGEPPDKTSSSKLHIRVNCKLPSVQLQRIIAGVDIVLLCFMNLIILINLIHLFIFRKSNFIFDKLNKVGIKTKKQWQKSQFCDINILAMFCNENRDHIKSLNRLDFITNESDLMYDNVVRQLLAALAQSNHDATPTMRDSGIQTIDPSVDPADIDANEQLIIKRPRKKMKWIPTTNPLPQPFKEQLAIMKVENHKPDKPKPVRRKTATDSLIAPLLESAAKTSQQSSAHKSEPNAIPSTSSEKKHTRHFSLDVHPYILSSKKPKPEVQAIPSMPTSKSQEGGFLNQEENVVVHVTSSLKDTPHPAKEILYSSETCRTVPAAAAFVTCNHNHIATTAAATSMALNQVKAEPPPALSCNPAHPLLHINTLYEDHEEEVSNMMDNGIHSPTDTGEMLSIPTPKQIRLATFDEPMAMVSSVEY; encoded by the exons ATGCACAGCAGTGACTTTTCTCTCTGTTATACAGAGGAGCCAATATACTGTTACACACCACACAACTTCACCCGCGATCAAGCCTTGTATGCCAGAGGATATTGTTGGACAGAATTAAAAGATGCCTTGCCAGGAGTTGATGCCAGCCACTGGCCCTCCTTGTTTGAGCATAAGTTCCTACCTTATGCACTGCTGGCTTTTGCTGGGATCATGTACattccagctctgggctgggaattTCTGGCCTCCACTCGACTGACTTCAGAGCTTAATTTTTTGCTTCAGGAGATCGATAACTGCTACCACCGTGCAGCTGAAGGGCGGGCACCAAAAATAGAGAAACAGATTCAGTCCAAAGGCCCAGGGATaactgagagagagaaaagagaaatcattgagaatgcagagaaggaaaaaagcccagAACAGAACTTGTTTGAGAAATACCTGGAGAGAAGAGGACGAAGTAACTTTTTAGCTAAGCTTTATCTTGCAAGACATCTGTTCATCATCTTTTTAAGCATCATACCAATCACATACTTATCTACCTATTATGCTacacagaagcaaaatgaaTTTACATGTGCACTAGGTGAGCCTCCAGACAAAACAAGCAGCTCCAAATTGCACATCAGAGTGAACTGTAAACTGCCATCTGTCCAGCTCCAGCGGATTATTGCTGGTGTAGATATCGTTCTCCTCTGCTTCATGAACTTGATAATCCTCATCAACTTGATTCACCTCTTCATATTTCGTAAGTCTAACTTCATATTTGATAAACTGAACAAAGTTGGAATAAAGACCAAGAAACAGTGGCAGAAGTCCCAGTTTTGTGATATCAATATTTTGGCCATGTTTTGTAATGAAAATAGGGACCACATAAAATCACTGAACCGTCTGGATTTTATTACAAATGAAAGCGATCTGATGTACGACAATGTGGTACGCCAGCTGCTCGCAGCATTGGCCCAGTCCAATCATGATGCCACTCCAACCATGCGTGATTCAGGGATTCAGACCATAGACCCAAGTGTTGATCCAGCAGACATTGATGCTAATGAACAGCTCATCATTAAGAGACCAAGAAAGAAGATGAAGTGGATCCCGACTACCaatccccttccccagccatTCAAGGAGCAGTTAGCCATTATGAAGGTTGAGAACCATAAGCCTGATAAACCGAAGCCTGTGCGGAGAAAAACAGCGACAGACAGCCTTATAGCTCCTTTGTTGGAGTCTGCTGCAAAAACCTCACAGCAATCGTCTGCTCACAAGAGCGAGCCAAACGCCATCCCAAGCACaagcagtgaaaaaaagcaCACACGGCACTTTTCCTTGGATGTTCATCCATATATACTTAGtagcaaaaaacccaagccaGAGGTTCAAGCCATCCCCTCGATGCCTACATCAAAAAGTCAAGAGGGTGGATTTTTAAACCAGGAAGAGAATGTTGTAGTGCATGTTACCTCCTCTCTAAAAG ACACCCCTCATCCTGCAAAAGAGATCCTATACTCATCCGAGACATGCAGAACcgtgcctgctgctgcagcttttgtcACGTGTAACCACAACCACATAGCCAcaactgctgctgccaccagtATGGCTTTGAACCAGGTCAAGGCAGAGCCGCCACCTGCACTGAGCTGCAACCCAGCCCACCCTTTGCTGCACATCAACACGCTGTACGAGGACCACGAGGAGGAAGTTTCAAACATGATGGACAATGGGATTCACTCACCGACTGACACCGGGGAAATGCTCTCCATCCCCACCCCGAAGCAGATCAGGCTGGCGACGTTTGACGAGCCCATGGCCATGGTGAGCTCGGTGGAGTACTGA
- the PANX2 gene encoding pannexin-2 isoform X5 → MYIPALGWEFLASTRLTSELNFLLQEIDNCYHRAAEGRAPKIEKQIQSKGPGITEREKREIIENAEKEKSPEQNLFEKYLERRGRSNFLAKLYLARHLFIIFLSIIPITYLSTYYATQKQNEFTCALGEPPDKTSSSKLHIRVNCKLPSVQLQRIIAGVDIVLLCFMNLIILINLIHLFIFRKSNFIFDKLNKVGIKTKKQWQKSQFCDINILAMFCNENRDHIKSLNRLDFITNESDLMYDNVVRQLLAALAQSNHDATPTMRDSGIQTIDPSVDPADIDANEQLIIKRPRKKMKWIPTTNPLPQPFKEQLAIMKVENHKPDKPKPVRRKTATDSLIAPLLESAAKTSQQSSAHKSEPNAIPSTSSEKKHTRHFSLDVHPYILSSKKPKPEVQAIPSMPTSKSQEGGFLNQEENVVVHVTSSLKDTPHPAKEILYSSETCRTVPAAAAFVTCNHNHIATTAAATSMALNQVKAEPPPALSCNPAHPLLHINTLYEDHEEEVSNMMDNGIHSPTDTGEMLSIPTPKQIRLATFDEPMAMVSSVEY, encoded by the exons ATGTACattccagctctgggctgggaattTCTGGCCTCCACTCGACTGACTTCAGAGCTTAATTTTTTGCTTCAGGAGATCGATAACTGCTACCACCGTGCAGCTGAAGGGCGGGCACCAAAAATAGAGAAACAGATTCAGTCCAAAGGCCCAGGGATaactgagagagagaaaagagaaatcattgagaatgcagagaaggaaaaaagcccagAACAGAACTTGTTTGAGAAATACCTGGAGAGAAGAGGACGAAGTAACTTTTTAGCTAAGCTTTATCTTGCAAGACATCTGTTCATCATCTTTTTAAGCATCATACCAATCACATACTTATCTACCTATTATGCTacacagaagcaaaatgaaTTTACATGTGCACTAGGTGAGCCTCCAGACAAAACAAGCAGCTCCAAATTGCACATCAGAGTGAACTGTAAACTGCCATCTGTCCAGCTCCAGCGGATTATTGCTGGTGTAGATATCGTTCTCCTCTGCTTCATGAACTTGATAATCCTCATCAACTTGATTCACCTCTTCATATTTCGTAAGTCTAACTTCATATTTGATAAACTGAACAAAGTTGGAATAAAGACCAAGAAACAGTGGCAGAAGTCCCAGTTTTGTGATATCAATATTTTGGCCATGTTTTGTAATGAAAATAGGGACCACATAAAATCACTGAACCGTCTGGATTTTATTACAAATGAAAGCGATCTGATGTACGACAATGTGGTACGCCAGCTGCTCGCAGCATTGGCCCAGTCCAATCATGATGCCACTCCAACCATGCGTGATTCAGGGATTCAGACCATAGACCCAAGTGTTGATCCAGCAGACATTGATGCTAATGAACAGCTCATCATTAAGAGACCAAGAAAGAAGATGAAGTGGATCCCGACTACCaatccccttccccagccatTCAAGGAGCAGTTAGCCATTATGAAGGTTGAGAACCATAAGCCTGATAAACCGAAGCCTGTGCGGAGAAAAACAGCGACAGACAGCCTTATAGCTCCTTTGTTGGAGTCTGCTGCAAAAACCTCACAGCAATCGTCTGCTCACAAGAGCGAGCCAAACGCCATCCCAAGCACaagcagtgaaaaaaagcaCACACGGCACTTTTCCTTGGATGTTCATCCATATATACTTAGtagcaaaaaacccaagccaGAGGTTCAAGCCATCCCCTCGATGCCTACATCAAAAAGTCAAGAGGGTGGATTTTTAAACCAGGAAGAGAATGTTGTAGTGCATGTTACCTCCTCTCTAAAAG ACACCCCTCATCCTGCAAAAGAGATCCTATACTCATCCGAGACATGCAGAACcgtgcctgctgctgcagcttttgtcACGTGTAACCACAACCACATAGCCAcaactgctgctgccaccagtATGGCTTTGAACCAGGTCAAGGCAGAGCCGCCACCTGCACTGAGCTGCAACCCAGCCCACCCTTTGCTGCACATCAACACGCTGTACGAGGACCACGAGGAGGAAGTTTCAAACATGATGGACAATGGGATTCACTCACCGACTGACACCGGGGAAATGCTCTCCATCCCCACCCCGAAGCAGATCAGGCTGGCGACGTTTGACGAGCCCATGGCCATGGTGAGCTCGGTGGAGTACTGA